A single region of the Asterias amurensis chromosome 19, ASM3211899v1 genome encodes:
- the LOC139951869 gene encoding dynein axonemal assembly factor 8-like: protein MEKKNKHSGSKKSRQQTPSPQSFDVPALPDGIGLQPHLDSIFADVQAKLPSIDFEVSDVSSDEEIAIVSRSLKTPTLLEDDPHQDIEISPETWRSILEPSNEGPFSQNDVFHQYANHSNSQSSSRKTSASSDSSAAELLMLDPSIIHVGEAQPLSSVGVMTNTNDRGSPMQCWADLKNALGIQENGMESYSDENSSFSRYGTSGTNGSMTTGTGRDNKVASNPASDTKSTSDKERGSQDSRISSLIPTEVPTLALHNVENIDLDQLLDSFPVGAERGPWENKQEQRHPQSGGGDGAQTEGNSLSLMEKLAQLCVQQSDGKLSQGQLLTSDASQASRITGDGPTRGPRTAWAEETTEVARQDRKKREIGTNTGMDQPAYKAPTTRTASIGVSTQHGALVDHSIRSRGMNAGSAPPKGRTETVFLDLRTSTKDNEEKKEGKEPIPESVKRILKLNSPSDSDSDTIGDSGDEDDDIEAWRQNRKRGLKGSPTSSQSKKGVTKATQPPRVIMPKTSTEKANAKGPEEHVQQQRASKSQSTEVSSMTLPTAAQKAITKTLPSTPPPSPTSIEEDKTKEQERLLHEAMAKKIREQREQERATRCRLQKRLETLRPRTSSSGKYPAARMTPIVFDLEASYTTSPKCLPPILRANQECALLTVHFSTSGEIIPHRGTGSKTLNENPTLISITHQVLLTWLLSLVPPSFEFLAEGFKETDDQLALKPKDCPFQVVGLQQVHMEGELVLHVAITPTVASASKQNNLLKRKTKGRGKEETRDSTVFQSNVATFLKINTLNTVCPWIEKTFSYAIHRNGNLIGAPEEPVNYDAVLEDGSYVPPLPLVSSRPLSTFLTLNPDRDSMQRVFNNLSNDASFFWQTVESDEFMSEQTSNEDYDNYTDVQNTMTLVYKSVYLNPTHMIGILYRILQEGLDISGLRLLYHSEELLKASSSPREKPPKTSGGNQLQEDLEDTNKVGPILAIAVRGAMARTRWLDAVGPTDPQLARRTDPHSLIALFGGKTREEVPIYCPRNPNRISYELALWFGGRVPESGVVDVGVTSIPEPPPEVEASGSQILSPKSKKGKKGSRTDFDAGNLETDDLIPLIRKPPSMLTATTQSDVILVVSPIVPPICVGSMLSACQIRGYQLRGIRRLRLNNKRVGVLGLTGAQVRAFNPMSCTTPTSPSLTYEQSLKEHLEAGFPTASASPMPSLAILLRMENGMHHAACLIEAMMIHLCMNGMLTTIKDSSPTSTLTANLCFHIAPYTETLLQHLGGDLTNLPSSNVHSSLGCPSGFYTNPELEQTVVVTFSGVKALKTVGNSLSKLLGLYPITSSYQSRTPSSSIAQGLELLGLKWLASLTSSQAKELTPYEVGDRYWQPSVQALTSNPALVCIVRGLNAPQLVESILGTSPITGALPGKGIANLERIMSTSAEAAFRQATMFFRDQELFADPSMRVNLPYLPPLRSPSLEELSTARFAWADSDSPKGRKGRGRGGAKQGKGMLVVEESIYKAMLVGPRLLTTVMVIKPLAFRKHLSKILKRIAQENFTVVAARLTTITSDRAKELVPKDDQKNELLSTMHIEHLTSGPVLLLCLQRENAVRKLLDVLGPANPQDARKQSQFLWRGMYGADPINNGIHGSESYAAAVSEQKLLFPDGLCCRETSDLQADKIKCHAVDSFMGSSQARGRCFITKPYPVRMDSNDSLLSPVTSTHSLTSISSGSSTSSTDLMPSYSALCQTTCLLLTPPLLLTKVKGYHRGHIEVMDALLVHGFTIVGMRMVWFKEDQARGFCSVYGKSFPSLVKILCHGPSIAVAVQRDNAVSCFDALLGSCFDKESVISKYGEHILRPKEPKEAAKHLEFFFDQLVPRSQGEIIPM, encoded by the exons ATGGAGAAAAAGAACAAGCATAGCGGGAGCAAGAAATCCCGGCAGCAAACCCCCAGCCCCCAGTCCTTCGATGTCCCTGCCCTACCAGATGGAATCGGCCTTCAGCCCCATCTAGATTCAATCTTTGCAGATGTTCAGGCCAAGTTGCCATCGATTGACTTTGAAGTGTCAGAC GTCAGTTCAGATGAGGAAATTGCCATTGTCAGCCGTTCATTAAAGACTCCCACACTTCTAGAAGATGATCCTCATCAAGATATCGAAATATCCCCAGAAACCTGGCGCTCCATTCTAGAACCCTCCAACGAGGGCCCCTTCAGTCAGAATGATGTCTTCCACCAGTATGCAAATCATTCCAACAGCCAATCAAGCAGCAGGAAAACCTCAGCTAGCAGTGACAGTAGCGCTGCTGAGCTGCTCATGTTGGATCCGTCCATTATCCACGTAGGGGAGGCACAGCCTTTGAGTTCCGTCGGCGTTATGACTAACACAAATGACAGGGGAAGCCCAATGCAGTGTTGGGCAGATCTAAAAAATGCCCTTGGCATTCAGGAAAATGGCATGGAAAGTTACTCTGACGAGAACTCAAGCTTTAGCCGCTATGGCACGTCAGGTACAAACGGTTCGATGACCACCGGGACTGGGAGAGACAACAAAGTAGCAAGCAATCCCGCTTCTGACACTAAATCGACATCTGACAAAGAGAGAGGTTCTCAGGACAGCAGGATATCTTCCCTGATTCCAACAGAGGTTCCAACTCTGGCCTTGCATAACGTAGAAAATATTGACCTGGACCAGTTGTTGGATTCTTTTCCAGTTGGAGCTGAAAGAGGTCCGTGGGAGAACAAACAAGAGCAGCGACATCCACAGTCAGGAGGCGGGGATGGAGCACAAACAG aaGGCAACAGCCTGAGCCTAATGGAGAAACTTGCTCAGCTGTGTGTCCAGCAATCAGACGGAAAGCTTTCTCAAGGACAGCTCTTGACATCTGACGCATCTCAGGCCTCCAGGATTACCGGAGACGGCCCTACAAGGGGACCCAGAACAGCATGGGCTGAGGAGACAACAGAAGTAGCGAGACAGGACAGAAAGAAAAGGGAAATCGGAACTAACACTGG GATGGATCAGCCCGCTTACAAAGCACCGACTACAAGAACTGCTTCCATTGGTGTATCCACTCAACATGGAGCTTTAGTGGATCATTCCATTCGAAGCAGAGGGATGAATGCTGGCAGTGCCCCACCAAAGGGGCGAACGGAAACAGTGTTTCTAGATCTAAGAACCTCGACGAAGGACAATGAGGagaagaaagaa GGTAAAGAACCAATTCCAGAATCTGTGAAGAGAATTCTAAAACTGAACTCTCCAAG TGACAGCGATTCTGACACCATTGGAGACAGTGgggatgaagatgatgatataGAAGCATGGAGACAGAATCGCAAACGAGGATTGAAAGGGTCGCCAACTTCCAGCCAGTCCAAGAAGGG TGTAACCAAAGCAACACAACCACCGAGAGTGATCATGCCAAAAACAAGCACCGAGAAAGCAAATGCCAAG GGACCAGAAGAACATGTTCAGCAACAAAGAGCTTCCAAGTCGCAATCCACAGAAGTCTCATCCATGACCCTCCCTACCGCAGCCCAGAAGGCCATCACGAAGACCCTTCCTTCAACTCCACCACCATCTCCTACCAGCATCGAGGAGGACAAGACCAAGGAGCAAGAGCGCCTTCTTCACGAGGCGATGGCCAAGAAGATCCGAGAGCAGCGGGAGCAAGAGCGAGCAACGAGGTGTCGCTTGCAGAAGCGTCTGGAGACCTTACGACCAAGGACATCTTCCTCTGGGAAGTACCCAGCTGCAAGGATGACACCGATTGTCTTTGATCTT GAGGCATCCTACACCACATCACCAAAGTGCCTACCCCCTATCCTCCGCGCAAACCAGGAGTGTGCCCTCCTGACTGTTCACTTTTCTACAAGTGGTGAGATCATACCCCATCGTGGAACTGGCAGCAAGACCCTGAACGAGAACCCCACCCTGATTTCCATCACGCATCAAGTCTTACTAACCTGGCTGTTGTCCTTGGTTCCGCCCAGCTTTGAGTTCTTGGCGGAAGGGTTCAAAGAGACGGATGATCAGCTGGCCCTCAAGCCAAAAGATTGCCCCTTCCAGGTAGTTGGGCTCCAGCAGGTTCATATGGAGGGAGAGCTGGTGCTTCATGTCGCCATCACACCGACCGTCGCCAGCGCAAGCAAGCAGAACAACCTGCTGAAACGCAAGACCAAAGGACGCGGGAAGGAGGAGACTCGAGATAGCACAGTGTTTCAGAGCAACGTCGCCACATTCCTGAAGATAAACACCTTGAACACCGTCTGCCCTTGGATAGAGAAGACCTTCTCCTACGCCATCCATCGCAATGGAAATCTGATCGGTGCTCCTGAAGAACCAGTCAACTACGACGCGGTTCTCGAAGATGGCTCATATGTCCCACCCCTTCCACTTGTCAGCTCAAGACCGCTCTCAACTTTCTTGACCCTCAACCCAGATCGTGATTCCATGCAAAGGGTCTTCAACAACTTGTCCAACGATGCCTCTTTCTTTTGGCAAACAGTGGAATCCGATGAGTTCATGTCTGAGCAGACATCCAATGAAGATTACGACAACTACACTGATGTCCAGAACACTATGACCTTAGTCTATAAGTCAGTTTACCTCAACCCTACGCATATGATAGGAATCCTGTATCGCATCTTACAAGAAGGCCTCGACATATCTGGTCTGCGACTCCTCTACCATTCAGAAGAGTTACTAAAAGCCTCGAGCAGTCCTCGAGAGAAGCCGCCGAAGACTTCAGGAGGTAATCAACTCCAGGAGGACTTGGAAGACACCAACAAGGTTGGACCAATTCTGGCGATTGCTGTCCGTGGAGCCATGGCACGTACTAGATGGCTTGATGCTGTCGGTCCAACCGACCCTCAACTTGCTCGCCGAACAGACCCCCACTCCCTCATCGCCCTGTTTGGCGGCAAGACTCGTGAGGAGGTCCCGATCTACTGCCCGCGTAATCCAAACCGTATCAGCTACGAGCTGGCGCTCTGGTTCGGAGGACGAGTCCCGGAAAGCGGTGTCGTCGATGTAGGTGTGACTTCCATACCTGAACCACCTCCTGAGGTGGAGGCATCTGGGAGTCAGATCTTAAGCCCGAAGAGCAAGAAAGGCAAGAAGGGATCGAGGACAGATTTTGACGCTGGGAATCTGGAGACGGATGACTTGATACCACTCATCAg GAAACCGCCGTCCATGCTGACAGCAACCACTCAAAGCGATGTCATCTTAGTAGTCTCACCCATCGTCCCGCCCATCTGCGTCGGCTCCATGCTCTCTGCTTGTCAGATCAGAGGTTACCAGCTCAGAGGGATAAGGAGATTACGACTGAACAACAAGAGAGTCGGTGTATTGG GTTTAACCGGAGCTCAGGTCCGCGCCTTCAACCCAATGTCATGCACCACGCCCACTTCCCCCTCCCTGACCTACGAGCAATCCCTGAAGGAGCATCTTGAGGCAGGGTTCCCCACGGCGAGTGCCTCCCCGATGCCGTCTTTGGCCATTCTACTGCGGATGGAGAATGGGATGCACCATGCTGCGTGTCTGATCGAAGCCATGATGATACATCTCTGTATGAATG GTATGCTGACAACCATCAAAGACAGTAGCCCGACCAGTACCCTGACTGCCAACCTCTGCTTCCACATCGCCCCGTACACAGAGACCCTCCTTCAGCATCTCGGCGGGGACCTGACTAACCTGCCGTCTAGCAACGTCCACTCCAGCCTGGGTTGCCCGAGTGGTTTCTATACCAATCCAGAGCTTGAACAGACTGTGGTGGTCACCTTCTCTGGGGTTAAAGCTCTGAAGACGGTCGGGAACTCGTTGAGTAAACTGCTTGGTCTTTACCCCATT ACGTCATCCTACCAGTCACGTACCCCTTCATCCTCCATCGCCCAGGGCCTCGAGCTCCTGGGCCTGAAGTGGCTTGCCTCCTTGACCTCATCCCAAGCTAAAGAGCTTACACCCTATGAGGTTGGTGATCGCTACTGGCAGCCCAGCGTCCAGGCACTGACGTCAAACCCTGCTCTGGTGTGCATCGTCAGAGGGCTGAATGCGCCACAGCTTGTAGAATCAATTCTAG GTACGTCCCCGATAACAGGTGCCCTACCCGGAAAGGGCATTGCTAACCTAGAGAGAATTATGTCCACATCAGCCGAGGCTGCTTTCCGCCAAGCCACGATGTTCTTCAGGGACCAAGAGCTCTTTGCCGACCCGTCCATGCGTGTCAACCTCCCTTACCTACCCCCGTTGAGAAGCCCCAGCTTGGAGGAGCTGTCGACAGCCAGATTCGCTTGGGCGGACTCGGACTCTCCGAAGGGGAGGAAGGGAAGAGGGAGGGGCGGAGCTAAGCAAGGGAAAGGGATGCTGGTTGTTGAGGAGTCTATCTATAAGGCAATGCTAGTCG GTCCAAGATTATTGACCACAGTAATGGTCATCAAACCGTTAGCCTTCCGTAAGCATCTCTCTAAGATACTAAAGAGAATCGCTCAAGAGAACTTCACGGTCGTCGCTGCAAGGTTGACAACCATCACGTCGGACAGAGCCAAGGAACTTGTACCAAAGGATGACCAAAAG aatGAGCTGCTGTCCACAATGCACATTGAGCACCTGACGTCTGGCCCGGTGCTTCTCCTTTGCCTCCAGAGGGAGAATGCTGTACGGAAGCTGCTGGACGTACTAGGGCCTGCCAACCCCCAAGATGCCAGGAAGCAGAGCCAGTTCCTATGGAGAGGGATGTACGGGGCAGATCCCATCAACAATGGCATACATG GATCTGAGAGCTATGCCGCAGCAGTCAGTGAGCAGAAACTTCTCTTCCCAGATGGACTCTGTTGCAGAGAGACCTCAGACCTCCAAGCAGATAAG ATTAAGTGCCATGCAGTGGACTCGTTCATGGGATCCAGTCaagctagagggcgctgtttcatcACCAAGCCTTACCCTGTCCGGATGGACTCAAATGACAGCCTCCTGTCGCCGGTCACCAGCACTCATTCACTGACATCCATCAGCTCAG GTTCGAGCACAAGCTCCACTGACCTGATGCCATCCTACAGCGCCCTTTGCCAGACGACCTGTCTCCTCCTAACCCCACCCCTCCTTTTAACCAAAGTCAAAGGTTACCACCGAGGTCACATTGAGGTCATGGATGCCTTGCTGGTGCACGGCTTCACTATCGTTGGGATGCGGATGGTTTGGTTCAAAGAGGACCAGGCAAGGGGATTCTGCAGTGTTTACGGGAAGTCCTTCCCAAGTCTG GTGAAGATTCTGTGTCATGGCCCCAGCATCGCTGTCGCAGTACAGAGGGACAACGCTGTCAGCTGCTTTGATGCCCTGCTTGGAAG